From a region of the Falco peregrinus isolate bFalPer1 chromosome 5, bFalPer1.pri, whole genome shotgun sequence genome:
- the LOC129784529 gene encoding LOW QUALITY PROTEIN: vigilin-like (The sequence of the model RefSeq protein was modified relative to this genomic sequence to represent the inferred CDS: substituted 1 base at 1 genomic stop codon) yields MQCLTLEDRHLLASATVAIPKEHHHFVIGKNGEKLQDLKLKTASKMQIPHPDDPSNQIKISGTKEGIEKARHEILLISAEQDKHAVEQLDMEKVYHPFIAGRYNKLVSELMQDTGTCINIPPPSVNKTEIVFTGEKEQLAQAVARVKKIYEEKKKKATTIAVEVKKSQHKYVIGPKGNSLQEILEKTGVSVEIPPTDSSLEMVILRGEPEKLGQALTEVYAKANSFTISSVSAPSWLHRFIIRKKGQNLAKITQQMPKVHIKFTGGEDNITLEGPTEDVHVAQEQIEVMVKDLINRMDYAEINADHQFHXHLIGKNGANINRIKDLYKVSVCIPPGNEKSNLIRVEGDPRGVPQAKKELLELSSCKENERTADLIIEQKFHRTIIGQKGERIWEIWEKFPEKELVSEATGLLRLRDWRILLEDTDTDVVVMGCFICSIVEECGGVHIHFPTKSSGSDTVTIRAPAQGVEKAKKQLLHL; encoded by the exons ATGCAGTGTCTTACACTAGAGGATAGGCACCTCCTC gcttCAGCGACAGTTGCCATCCCCAAGGAACACCACCATTTTGTCATTGGAAAGAATGGTGAGAAGCTGCAGGACCTGAAGCTCAAAACTGCAAGCAAAATGCAGATCCCCCACCCAGATGACCCCAGCAACCAGATCAAGATTAGCGGCACTAAAGAAGGGATTGAGAAGGCCCGGCACGAGATCCTGCTTATCTCTGCTGAGCAG GATAAGCATGCTGTGGAGCAGCTGGACATGGAGAAAGTGTACCACCCTTTCATTGCTGGCCGTTACAACAAGCTGGTGAGTGAGCTCATGCAGGACACAGGGACGTGCATCAACATTCCTCCACCCAGTGTCAACAAGACAGAGATAGTCTTCACCGGAGAAAAGGAGCAGCTAGCCCAGGCTGTGGCTCGAGTTAAGAAGATCTATGAGGAGAAG AAGAAGAAGGCTACTACCATTGCAGTGGAGGTGAAGAAGTCCCAGCACAAGTATGTCATCGGCCCCAAGGGGAATTCCCTGCAGGAGATCTTGGAGAAGACTGGAGTCTCTGTCGAGATCCCACCCACTGACAGTAGCTTGGAGATGGTGATACTGCGAGGAGAGCCTGAAAAACTTGGGCAAGCATTGACTGAAGTCTATGCAAAG gcCAACAGTTTTACCATCTCCTCGGTCTCTGCCCCCTCTTGGCTTCATCGTTTCATTATTAGAAAGAAAGGGCAGAACCTGGCCAAAATAACTCAGCAGATGCCAAAG GTTCACATCAAATTCACTGGAGGagaggataacatcactttggaaggacctacagaagatgtgcatgtggctcaggaacagattgAAGTCATGGTCAAGGATCTG ATCAACCGGATGGATTACGCAGAAATCAAtgctgaccaccaattccactgacacctcattggcaagaatGGAGCTAACa TTAACAGGATCAAGGACCTCTACAAGGTGTCTGTGTGCATTCCCCCAGGCAATGAGAAGAGCAACCTGATCAGAGTTGAAGGAGACCCAcggggggtcccacaggccaagaaagagctgctggaactctCTTCCTGTAAG GAAAATGAACGCACAGCGGACCTAATCattgagcagaaattccaccggaccatcatTGGGCAGAAGGGTGAGCGGATCTGGGAAATCTGGGAgaaattcccagag AAGGAGCTGGTGAGTGAAGCAACTGGCCTTTTGCGGTTGAGGGACTGGAGAATCTTGCTAGAAGACACGGATACAGATGTGGTTGTAAtgg GCTGCTTCATCTGCTCCATCGTGGAGGAGTGTGGTGGAGTCCACATCCACTTCCCCACCAAGAGCTCTGGCAGTGACACTGTGACCATCAGGGCCCCAGCCCAGGGTGTGGAGAAAGccaagaaacagctgctgcaccTTTGA